The window CATCTTTAATCCTCTGTATATTGAGTCTTTTCCTTCTCCCGTTTATAATTCCATGGAAGTGTGCGGTGTTTTTGTAACCATCTTTTAGCCAATTTGCTTTATCCTTCTTCCTCATAACTTCATCTTGCATTTTTAAGTACTGGTAATATTCTGCTTTAATCTTGTTCAGTTGAGCTCTTTTCTTAGTAGAATTGTTTAAAACCATTCCTTCTTCAAGACTACCAATTGGTGTTTCCAGCTTTGTTGTCTCTTtataaatattcccaaaagcttCCTTGGACTAGCCACTAAGTCTATGGCTTACCTTCTTTAACTGCTGGTGCAGTATCCACATTGGATTTTCTATTATTGGTTCCTGCCACACCTTTCGAACAACAGGGACAAACTCTGAGTGCTCTACCCAAAAGTCTAAAAATTTGAAGTATCTTTAACCTTCATGTTGATCAGGAGGGGAGCATGGTCTGAACAAGCTCTTGCTAAGTGTGTTACTGAAGTCTCATTTAGTGCATCTGTCCATTCTGAATTGATGAGAAGTCTCTCAAGTCTTTTTCCAAATTATTTTGGTTGGACCCCTATTGTCATACCATGTGTATTTAGCCCTATAATATCCATCATCCTGAAGACCACAATCATCTAAATAGTTTATGAAGTCTAAACTCTTGCTCAAATAGTATGGTCTACCCCCAAACTTCTCTTTTGCGCCAAAAATTATATTGAAATCTCCCATCACCGCCCATGGTCCTTGAATATGATTACTGCAAGAGCTCAATTCTTCCCCCAAATTGTCTTCTCTCATGGGTAGTACATTTAGCATACACTATTGTTACATGCACTGGAGTTTCCAACATTGTAAGGGTCACATGACATGTCACATGTTGTTCTGCATCTTCAAGAATGTTAACTAATATGTCTAATGACCAAAATAGCCAGATTTTGTTATTGCAATTGTCCTAGTAGTGTTGCATTCCCAAATATTGTCTGTATCTTTCAATTTGTGTTGACCTTACCATAGGTTCGTGTAAGGCAATAAAAGGTaatatatgttgttgttgtagtaattTTAGCCTTTCAAAGGCTTCTTGGGACTTCATGCCCCTAATGTTCCATAATAGCATGTTATACATGGGAAACATTAGGGGTTGAAATTTTTGTCTCCTTTTTCATTTGTTTGATTGTCCTAGGTGATGGTCATCCTTTTGTTACACCAGCAGAACCTTGATAACCTCTAGGTGAGAGGTTAttaaattttgtaattttttcctAGACTCATGATACTGTTTCCCTTGTATTTTCGAAGTATAATGCCCTATGAGGCCTTCTAAGATTCTCATCATCAGATTTAACCTCTTCCAACTCATTGTCAAAACTTAGCCTTACATCCACCTGTGTGTTTAGTACCATCTCTACTTCTTCTATCTAACTCCCTTTGCCTTTTCCCTTTTGGCCTATTGTTATTGCCAAGGGACCTTGTGTTGGAGATTGTCCTGGAGTTCGAGCATAAACTTTTATAGGTATTGCATTTTTGAGCTTTTGTCCCCTTGTTTCACCCCCACCTTTACTGCATTCAAGTTCAAGTAAGGGAAGGATCCATCTCTAGTAAATCCAGGAGGGGAATTAAATTCGGGCAAATTATTTTGTTCTGGTATTTTTGATTTGAATCTCCACTTTTTCTTGGATGAAAGCTTCTTCACTTGGTCCTCTAAAATGTTTAAGAGCATTGTTCGATTgtataatgacccgatcggtcattttgagcatttatatTTTTCTCGATTGTTTAAGGGCATGAATAGCTCTGTAtgaagtattatgacttatatgaatcatcgattttggttttcaggttattcggaatggatttggaagaatgattcttagctagaagctttaaatttgaaatggttgaccaagtttaactttgTAGTATTTAACCTCAGATTGGATttatgatggttccgttagctctgttgggtaattttggacgtAGGAACGCGctcagattgtgatttggaggtccgtagtagagtttggcttgaaatgacgaaagttgaaattttgaaaattttgatcgGGAggggaatttttgatatcaggttcatattctgattctggaagttggagcaaGTCcttaatgtcaaatgtgacttgtgtgcaaaatttgaggtcaatcggacgtgatttaataggtttcggcatcggttgtggaagttgatgtttcaagttcattaacttttgaatcgaggtgtgattcatcatttcgagattgttatgtgtgttttgaggcctcgagtaggtacgtatcatgttatgggacttgttggtatatttggacgtggtcccgaagggctcgggcgtgtttcagattgatttcagatcattttcttcatgtttccattgttgaggagctgctggttctggtatgaCCACGCCTGCAGCTGGTTTGCATAGGTGCGATAGTCAGAGAAGCGTTAATGGAGTCGCAAAAGTGAGAAGAGGCTGGGTGAGGAAgactgcagaagcggattttTTGTAGCGCACCTACGTGCGCACAGATGCGTGATTTTGGAATCGCATGTGCGTAAGGCTTCACAAAAGAGGAATTCGACATCCGCAGGTGTGGAGATTTCTAGGCAAGGATATTTTCACAGAAGTAAAGTTTTTACCGCAGATGTGActatttgtccgcaaatgcgtAAAGTGCTGGGTATAAGctataaaaatcgagggttttgttctttcttcatattttgagatgtgggactcgaattgaggcaatttttagagaaattttcataacaaggattggggtaagtatcctacacttggttttgatcttattccatgaatctattttcatttttggcaattggttgatgaattttaaagagaaattggggggctTTGGCCTAaaatttcataatgtgaatttttgagttttgaacatcgattcggagtcggatttgagtgaactagtatggttggactcataatagaatgggttgtcgaatttgtgagttttgttagaTTTTGAGGTACGGGCCCTGGTGTATTTTTGGtcggatttgggatttgatttaggattcgatctttattgtttggaattgcTTCCTCGGGCttcatttgatgtatttgagttgattttggctaTCTTTGAGCCATTCAGAGGTTTCTACATGCGTGATTGCATTTttagagcatcgcttggctttctcggtattggaattggattgttcgaggtaagtaactcttctaaacttagtgttggagggtatgaaaccccgaattatgtgctatgtgattggtgttgaggtgacacacatgctaggtgacgggcgtctAGGCGTGCACTGTGGgaattgtgactccgttatttctgtgaTATTGTGTAGTTACCTGACCTTACTTGTGATATTGAGCTGTGATACATTCTAGacaccatgtctaggctacatacttatgttgttgggacccactgaggtcatttctgttgttgagctATCTGTTTTCATTGCTTTATATATTTCAGTCAtacacattcatatgcatatcatatctcagtctctgatgttatttattgatacatcatatcattgttgtcgggctagtttcatggcattgagagcccgagagactggagaggttgatgactgagtgaggccgagggcttgattgtgaggatatttatgggatcaagtTGCATTgcgcaacatgtttcattgattttgccatgattggcttgatatagcgcttgggctgtagcagcccatccggagtctatacacacccccagcgagcgcaggtacctactaagtgcgagtgtcgagtgccgagtgattgggaagACAAAGTGACTGGGAGaattgagtgaattgatactctgagaatATGCATATGGTTCTATCACTGAGTCGCATCGCATTCGACATGCACAttacatacatgcatagagatgtattttcctcatgatgtacggtatcacatcattcatgacttctcacatatTGACCTATGGGCATCGAGAGGtattttacacttgctatctAGAGAGAAAAGGAAACATcatatttattgttgaaaggatttttgggaaaaatcacagctTTCAAACTTACTTGTATTTTTGACGATTTTGGTAAAAGTGTTGGGTTTTCACTGGTATACTTGAAAATCGTAACTATTTTCGGAAAACTATGAAAAAATTGAGCAtgtttatctctgagttactctttatttaattgctttatgttgttatgaactgttgttggctattggtgttggacccgacctatgttccagctcgtcactactttcaacctaaggttatatTTGTTACTTACcgatacatggggtcggttgtactcatactacgcttctgcatattgcGTACAGATGTTGGTTGTTGAGGTTGCTGTGTTCGATAGGAGCTAGATTTTAAGATGTACATGCATCCCTGTcgtagctgccttttgttcatggtagctttagattataaaactctatttatgtacttttcaaacagaagatatATTTACTatatatcagctttgtaaactctattcttaggaactcataatttgtactaccggtCCTTGGGAAATGtttaagattcagataattccttTGTTTGATGGTCTTATTACTATTATTGAAATTgaatagttattagttggcttacctagtgggttg is drawn from Nicotiana tabacum cultivar K326 chromosome 22, ASM71507v2, whole genome shotgun sequence and contains these coding sequences:
- the LOC142176003 gene encoding uncharacterized protein LOC142176003, with amino-acid sequence MREDNLGEELSSCSNHIQGPWAVMGDFNIIFGAKEKFGGRPYYLSKSLDFINYLDDCGLQDDGYYRAKYTWLKILQIFRLLGRALRVCPCCSKGVAGTNNRKSNVDTAPAVKEETTKLETPIGSLEEGMVLNNSTKKRAQLNKIKAEYYQYLKMQDEVMRKKDKANWLKDGYKNTAHFHGIINGRRKRLNIQRIKDDNGVWREGKQDIATTWIEYFRKIFNHN